A window of Klebsiella sp. WP3-W18-ESBL-02 contains these coding sequences:
- a CDS encoding type II toxin-antitoxin system PemK/MazF family toxin: protein MTQYCPARGDVILLDFNPQSGHEQAGKRPALVISDDMFNQVTGFAVVCPITNQSKNYPFEVPVVGAKKTTGVILADQFKSLDWKSRQAHTVDAVSAATVESVVSLVSKIIKA, encoded by the coding sequence ATATTGTCCGGCTAGAGGTGATGTGATTTTGTTGGATTTCAATCCTCAATCGGGTCATGAGCAGGCAGGTAAAAGGCCTGCTCTTGTCATTTCTGATGACATGTTTAATCAGGTGACTGGCTTTGCAGTCGTTTGCCCAATCACTAATCAGTCAAAAAATTATCCATTCGAGGTGCCTGTAGTTGGTGCTAAAAAAACTACAGGTGTCATTTTGGCAGATCAGTTCAAGTCTTTGGACTGGAAATCAAGACAAGCGCATACCGTTGATGCTGTCTCGGCTGCTACTGTTGAGAGCGTAGTTTCTCTTGTTTCAAAGATAATCAAAGCTTAA